In one Corallococcus sp. EGB genomic region, the following are encoded:
- the holA gene encoding DNA polymerase III subunit delta, giving the protein MDEVLAEVKGGKVWPLYLLWGEEFLVRKGADELVKTLVPDAAMGLNLAVLDAASPREVAQELATLPLFPGRKVVLVRDPEFLAPKKGKGDALAKARDAWKAGKRKEGARRLLALAGRAGWGVDQLDPRVPGAPSVEQWKEELNVDLAEADLAFLQEAATFCREERISAPEGDASALLELLQKGVPPGHALVLAATDVDSRSPLLKFAQDKGRLFERKVAARHKDLDLSEISREFLAPFKKKLGPGALEGLKERIGGNIRLLQSELEKLAVYAEGPTIEAQHVALLVHHAREEEFFELTEALQKRELRDALSYAEDAMGQGTHALQLLGAVASIVRSLLENHAWLEKYAGGQPPRTGRDVETRILPKLEAELKASKRKTPNAWALAFGMQAAARYERRELLNALVACADADLALKSSANGKLVIERLLWTVCTRA; this is encoded by the coding sequence ATGGACGAGGTGCTGGCGGAGGTGAAGGGCGGCAAGGTGTGGCCGCTGTATCTCCTGTGGGGCGAGGAGTTCCTGGTCCGCAAGGGCGCGGACGAGCTGGTGAAGACGCTGGTGCCGGACGCCGCCATGGGACTGAACCTGGCGGTGCTGGACGCGGCGTCCCCGCGCGAGGTGGCGCAGGAGCTGGCCACGCTGCCGCTGTTCCCCGGGCGCAAGGTGGTGCTGGTGCGCGACCCGGAGTTCCTCGCGCCCAAGAAGGGCAAAGGCGACGCGCTGGCCAAGGCGCGCGACGCGTGGAAGGCCGGCAAGCGCAAGGAGGGCGCCCGGCGGCTCCTGGCGCTGGCGGGCCGCGCGGGCTGGGGCGTGGACCAGCTGGACCCCCGCGTGCCCGGCGCGCCCTCGGTGGAGCAGTGGAAGGAAGAGCTCAACGTGGACCTGGCGGAGGCGGACCTCGCCTTCCTCCAGGAGGCCGCGACCTTCTGCCGCGAGGAGCGCATCAGCGCCCCGGAAGGCGACGCGTCCGCGCTGCTGGAGCTCTTGCAGAAGGGCGTGCCGCCGGGGCACGCGCTGGTGCTGGCGGCCACGGATGTGGACTCGCGCAGCCCGCTGCTCAAGTTCGCGCAGGACAAGGGCCGCCTCTTCGAGCGCAAGGTGGCCGCGCGCCACAAGGACCTGGACCTCAGCGAAATCTCCCGGGAGTTCCTCGCCCCCTTCAAGAAGAAGCTGGGACCGGGCGCGCTGGAGGGGTTGAAGGAGCGCATCGGCGGCAACATCCGGCTGCTCCAGTCGGAGCTGGAGAAGCTGGCCGTCTACGCGGAGGGGCCCACCATCGAGGCCCAGCACGTGGCGCTGCTGGTGCACCACGCGCGCGAGGAGGAGTTCTTCGAGCTGACCGAGGCGCTCCAGAAGCGCGAGCTGCGCGACGCGCTCTCCTACGCCGAGGACGCGATGGGGCAGGGCACGCACGCGCTGCAACTGCTGGGCGCGGTGGCGTCCATCGTCCGCTCGCTCCTGGAGAACCACGCCTGGCTGGAGAAGTACGCCGGCGGCCAGCCGCCGCGCACCGGCCGCGACGTGGAGACGCGCATCCTCCCCAAGCTGGAGGCCGAGCTGAAGGCCTCCAAGCGCAAGACGCCCAACGCCTGGGCGCTCGCGTTCGGCATGCAGGCCGCCGCCCGCTACGAGCGCCGCGAGCTGCTCAACGCCCTGGTGGCGTGCGCGGACGCGGACCTGGCCCTGAAGTCCTCCGCCAACGGGAAGCTCGTCATCGAGCGGCTGTTGTGGACGGTGTGCACCCGCGCCTGA
- the holB gene encoding DNA polymerase III subunit delta', producing the protein MTLASVQGQPRAMDALQSALRSGSVHHAYLFAGPEGVGKELAAVGLAQALTCPEAPEVGCGRCASCARVAKGLHPDVTWVMPDDERVSRGLAGRSDFTGTPSRELRVEQIRQLQERLALRGLESKRKVAILVSAEQMNVQAQNAFLKTLEEPPAETTLVLVASAMDRLLPTIRSRCSKVYFGPLPVDLVAKHVQQERKLDADTAALAAVMSGGSLGRALALDVDALKERKDVLTAFESLGGNDIPALLRFAEAHGGSREDADTALELLILWTRDVSLAKAGALDAMANRDLRELAQDAANRTSEAALHRRHALLESARTAIGTRNGAPRLQLERLLIELCVEGR; encoded by the coding sequence ATGACGCTTGCCTCGGTGCAGGGACAGCCCCGCGCGATGGACGCGCTCCAATCCGCCCTGCGGTCCGGCTCGGTGCATCACGCCTACCTGTTCGCCGGGCCGGAAGGCGTGGGCAAGGAGCTGGCCGCGGTGGGGCTGGCGCAGGCCCTCACGTGCCCGGAGGCCCCGGAGGTGGGCTGCGGCAGGTGCGCCAGCTGCGCGCGCGTCGCCAAGGGGCTGCACCCGGACGTCACCTGGGTGATGCCGGACGACGAGCGCGTGTCGCGAGGGCTCGCCGGCCGCTCCGACTTCACCGGCACGCCCAGCCGCGAGCTGCGCGTGGAGCAGATCCGCCAGCTCCAGGAGCGCCTGGCGCTGCGCGGCCTGGAGTCCAAGCGCAAGGTGGCCATCCTGGTCAGCGCCGAGCAGATGAACGTGCAGGCCCAGAACGCCTTCCTCAAGACGCTGGAGGAGCCGCCCGCGGAGACCACCCTCGTCCTGGTGGCGAGCGCCATGGACCGGCTCCTGCCCACCATCCGCAGCCGGTGCAGCAAGGTGTACTTCGGCCCGCTGCCGGTGGACCTGGTCGCGAAGCACGTCCAGCAGGAGCGCAAGCTGGACGCGGACACCGCCGCCCTGGCCGCGGTGATGTCCGGCGGCAGCCTGGGCCGCGCGCTCGCGCTGGACGTGGACGCGCTGAAGGAGCGCAAGGACGTGCTCACCGCCTTTGAATCCCTGGGCGGCAACGACATCCCGGCCCTCTTGCGCTTCGCGGAGGCCCACGGCGGCTCGCGCGAGGACGCGGACACGGCGCTGGAGCTGCTCATCCTGTGGACGCGCGACGTGTCGCTCGCGAAGGCGGGGGCGCTGGACGCGATGGCGAACCGGGACCTGCGGGAGCTGGCGCAGGACGCCGCGAACCGCACGTCGGAGGCCGCGCTGCACCGGAGGCACGCGCTGCTGGAGTCGGCGCGCACGGCCATCGGCACGCGCAACGGCGCGCCCCGGTTGCAGCTGGAGCGGCTGCTCATCGAACTGTGCGTGGAGGGCCGGTGA
- a CDS encoding mechanosensitive ion channel family protein has protein sequence MLNILEGHLPLLAGSILTVLLLSIQRTTRDTALRDDLRGAVRMLVAFLLLRLTSRLLPEASTPEGLRKLVGVGWMLTFVYGVIRAGVAFTLKLVRMRSPVTTPKILRDVIDFTLYALATVPILQSQLDLDLAGLVASTAVLSVVIGLALQETLGNLFAGLSLQLDRPFEVGDFIRIGEHTGRVVHIGWRSIRIANFRREVITLPNSMVGKEHVKNFTQHREPVGIEVQVGVSLDAPPNQVKQILLDVAREIPQVLVEPPPLARTVAFTDSNAQYMVRVFLNDFALGDTVREELHTRLWYRLRREGLELPYAQRTVTLRRESKQRRRELADDTVRDLLRQVDLFSPLGPEELERLRCEVVVRRFGRNERIIQEGDEGGTFYVVASGEVSVRAGTLQSEITRLGPGQYIGEMSLLTGEPRAASVVAIQDAVLLELDRPTFARLFADYPGLARQLSALLAQRRTQLRAVAQAAGGGPDHSPEAGRILGRLRSLFGLKHE, from the coding sequence GTGCTGAACATCCTCGAAGGCCATCTCCCCCTCCTGGCGGGCTCCATCCTCACGGTGCTCCTCTTGAGCATCCAGCGGACCACCCGTGACACGGCCCTGCGCGACGACCTGCGCGGCGCGGTGCGGATGCTGGTCGCCTTCCTGTTGCTGCGGCTGACGTCGCGCCTGCTGCCGGAGGCCTCCACGCCGGAGGGCCTGCGCAAGCTCGTGGGCGTAGGCTGGATGCTCACGTTCGTCTACGGCGTCATCCGCGCGGGCGTGGCGTTCACGCTGAAGCTGGTGCGGATGCGCTCGCCGGTGACGACGCCCAAGATTCTGCGCGACGTCATCGACTTCACGCTCTACGCGCTCGCCACCGTCCCCATCCTCCAGAGCCAGCTGGACCTGGACCTGGCGGGGCTGGTGGCGTCCACCGCGGTGCTGTCGGTGGTCATCGGTCTGGCGCTCCAGGAGACGCTGGGCAACCTCTTCGCGGGCCTGTCGCTGCAGCTGGACCGCCCCTTCGAGGTGGGTGACTTCATCCGCATCGGCGAGCACACCGGGCGGGTGGTGCACATCGGGTGGCGCTCCATCCGCATCGCCAACTTCCGGCGAGAGGTCATCACCCTGCCCAACAGCATGGTGGGCAAGGAGCACGTGAAGAACTTCACCCAGCACCGCGAGCCCGTGGGCATCGAGGTGCAGGTGGGCGTGTCCCTGGACGCGCCGCCCAACCAGGTGAAGCAGATTCTGTTGGACGTGGCCCGGGAGATTCCCCAGGTCCTGGTGGAGCCGCCGCCCCTGGCGCGCACGGTGGCCTTCACGGACTCCAACGCGCAGTACATGGTGCGCGTGTTCCTCAACGACTTCGCGCTGGGCGACACCGTGCGCGAGGAGCTGCACACGCGGCTGTGGTACCGGCTGCGCCGCGAGGGCCTGGAGCTGCCCTACGCCCAGCGCACGGTGACGCTGCGCCGCGAGTCGAAGCAGCGCCGCCGCGAGCTCGCGGACGACACCGTGCGCGACCTCCTGCGCCAGGTGGACCTCTTCTCGCCGCTGGGCCCGGAGGAGCTGGAGCGCCTGCGGTGCGAGGTGGTGGTGCGCCGCTTCGGCCGCAACGAGCGCATCATCCAGGAGGGCGACGAGGGAGGGACCTTCTACGTCGTGGCCTCCGGCGAGGTCAGCGTGCGCGCCGGCACGCTCCAGTCCGAAATCACACGGCTGGGGCCGGGCCAGTACATAGGAGAGATGTCGCTGCTCACCGGAGAGCCCCGCGCCGCCTCGGTGGTGGCCATCCAGGACGCCGTGCTGCTGGAGCTGGACCGGCCCACCTTCGCGCGCCTGTTCGCGGACTATCCGGGCCTCGCCCGGCAACTCTCCGCGCTGCTCGCCCAGCGCCGCACCCAGCTGCGCGCCGTGGCCCAGGCCGCCGGCGGCGGACCGGACCACTCGCCCGAGGCGGGCCGCATCCTCGGAAGGCTGCGCTCCCTCTTCGGCCTCAAGCACGAATAG
- a CDS encoding DapH/DapD/GlmU-related protein, translating to MRVPLMMLLGLGPTVARLKLRRCETVGAIPTVWGRVWIHGEGEIQVGDRVVFDARMAPIELHAQRGGRIVIEDDVTIEGGSSIEAQACVTVGARSRLGMWCKLMDNMYHPVRGNRHERPQSVPLVVEEGVTVGSRSILLPGAHLQKGASVASGTVISRRIPPGVTVGGSPARVLRREVSR from the coding sequence ATGCGCGTTCCCTTGATGATGCTGCTCGGCCTGGGGCCGACCGTCGCGCGTTTGAAGCTGCGCCGCTGTGAGACCGTGGGCGCCATCCCCACCGTCTGGGGGCGCGTCTGGATTCACGGCGAGGGCGAAATCCAGGTGGGCGACCGGGTGGTGTTCGACGCGCGGATGGCGCCCATCGAGCTGCACGCGCAGCGCGGGGGACGCATCGTGATCGAGGACGACGTGACCATCGAGGGAGGCAGCTCCATCGAAGCGCAGGCCTGCGTGACGGTAGGCGCGCGCAGCCGCCTGGGCATGTGGTGCAAGCTGATGGACAACATGTATCACCCGGTCCGGGGCAACCGGCACGAGCGGCCCCAGTCGGTGCCGCTGGTGGTGGAGGAAGGCGTCACGGTGGGCAGCCGCTCCATCCTGCTGCCCGGCGCGCACCTGCAGAAGGGAGCGAGCGTGGCCTCCGGCACGGTCATCTCCCGCCGGATTCCTCCGGGTGTGACGGTGGGCGGCTCGCCCGCCCGGGTGCTGCGGCGCGAGGTGTCGCGATGA
- a CDS encoding acyltransferase, producing the protein MKPPLPSRGEALQMARAGLELVRTQVFPRAERVVAVARARWLFRTFRTGRDVAAYGPVAARNDGHAELGDKLTFLGGMLPTSVVCYEHARLLVGNETQFNYGVSVEAWESVQIGARCMFASYVRVSDRDGQRIAPIIIEDDVWVAHGAILLPGVRIGARSVVSAGSIVSQDVPPDSLAMGNPARSMSLDLVARDATGT; encoded by the coding sequence ATGAAGCCTCCCCTCCCCTCCCGGGGCGAAGCGCTCCAGATGGCGCGCGCGGGCCTGGAGCTGGTGCGCACGCAGGTGTTCCCGCGCGCCGAGCGCGTGGTGGCCGTGGCGCGGGCGCGCTGGCTCTTCCGCACCTTCCGCACGGGCCGGGACGTGGCGGCGTACGGCCCGGTGGCCGCGCGCAACGATGGCCACGCGGAGCTGGGCGACAAGCTGACGTTCCTGGGCGGCATGCTGCCCACGTCGGTCGTCTGCTACGAGCACGCGCGGCTGCTGGTGGGCAACGAGACCCAGTTCAACTACGGCGTGTCCGTGGAGGCCTGGGAGTCGGTGCAGATTGGCGCCCGGTGCATGTTCGCGTCGTACGTGCGGGTGAGCGACCGGGACGGCCAGCGCATCGCGCCCATCATCATCGAGGACGACGTCTGGGTCGCCCACGGCGCCATCCTGCTGCCGGGCGTGCGCATTGGCGCGCGGTCAGTGGTGTCCGCCGGCAGCATCGTTTCACAGGATGTGCCCCCGGACTCGCTCGCCATGGGCAACCCGGCGCGCAGCATGAGCCTGGACCTCGTGGCCCGCGACGCCACGGGGACCTGA
- a CDS encoding acyl carrier protein, which translates to MSTRDTLRTFIVDTFFVDDFADDDSFLRKGLIDSTGMMELVAFIETEFHIKLDDKELVPENLDSLSRVVAFVDRKKSLAKAS; encoded by the coding sequence ATGAGCACGCGTGACACGCTTCGCACCTTCATCGTCGACACCTTCTTCGTGGATGACTTCGCGGACGACGACTCGTTCCTGCGCAAGGGGCTCATCGACTCCACGGGCATGATGGAGCTGGTGGCCTTCATCGAGACGGAGTTCCACATCAAGCTGGACGACAAGGAGCTGGTGCCGGAGAACCTGGACTCGCTGTCGCGCGTGGTGGCCTTCGTGGACCGCAAGAAGTCGCTGGCGAAGGCGAGCTGA
- the asnB gene encoding asparagine synthase (glutamine-hydrolyzing) codes for MCGIAGFTFPAGDASGPAQHAERLRRMTASIKHRGPDAQRALLLDGAALGHARLSIVDLASGHQPMRDEATGLTVVFNGEIFNHVELREQLSGAYAFRTRSDTEVILAAFLTWGIDCVRRFEGQWAFALWDPRDRTLWLSRDRVGICPLFYASLAGGHLAFASEAKALFASGLVTPALDARGLKQTFQLWAPVAPRTSFEGVSLLPPAHVAKWRDGTLTLQRYWDLDFGVTPEAAEAPRLLEELGAVLDRAVRLRLRADVPVAAYLSGGLDSSLLCSLAQEQLGGTLRTFSVGFAHARFDERAHQATVAEALHTEHRVVEMRDGDIGALVPGVIFHAEQAMMRSAPAPFLRLSGWVRDHGIKVVLTGEGSDEMFLGYDLFKETKVRQFWARQPGSKYRPLLLRRLYPTLSVSQQSVELLREFFGTGLETPDALGFSHLVRWGNSGRILRFLAPEFAAKVADEDPVASVLATVPDAVAKWRPLARAQYLEARTLLSGYLLSAQGDRMLLGNAVEGRFPFLDTGVMEFAARVPERLRLRGLDEKHLLKRFSKGRVPASILERNKFPYRAPIAGALVGPDAPAWARELLAPEAVSATGVFDARKVERLVAKLRAPNSAESEADTMALFAVASTQLLAHQFLKPKPVPQSDVDAVQWEAA; via the coding sequence ATGTGCGGCATCGCGGGGTTCACCTTCCCGGCGGGTGACGCATCGGGCCCGGCGCAGCACGCCGAGCGCCTGCGCCGCATGACCGCCAGCATCAAGCACCGGGGGCCGGACGCGCAGCGCGCCCTGCTCCTGGACGGCGCCGCGCTGGGGCACGCGCGGCTGTCCATCGTCGACCTGGCCTCCGGCCATCAGCCCATGCGCGACGAGGCCACCGGCCTCACCGTCGTGTTCAACGGGGAGATCTTCAACCACGTGGAGCTGCGCGAGCAGCTGTCGGGCGCGTATGCCTTCCGCACGCGCTCGGACACGGAGGTCATCCTCGCGGCGTTCCTCACGTGGGGCATCGACTGCGTGCGCCGCTTCGAGGGCCAGTGGGCCTTCGCGCTGTGGGACCCGCGCGACCGCACCCTGTGGCTGTCGCGAGACCGCGTGGGCATCTGCCCGCTGTTCTACGCGTCCCTGGCGGGAGGACACCTGGCGTTCGCGTCCGAGGCGAAGGCGTTGTTCGCCAGCGGGCTCGTGACGCCCGCGCTGGACGCGCGGGGACTCAAGCAGACCTTCCAGCTCTGGGCGCCGGTGGCGCCGCGCACGTCCTTCGAGGGCGTGTCGCTGCTGCCGCCGGCGCACGTGGCGAAGTGGCGCGACGGAACGCTGACGCTCCAGCGTTACTGGGACCTGGACTTCGGGGTGACGCCGGAGGCGGCGGAGGCGCCCCGGCTCCTGGAAGAGCTGGGCGCGGTGCTGGACCGGGCGGTGCGCTTGCGGCTTCGCGCGGACGTGCCGGTGGCGGCATACCTGTCGGGTGGATTGGATTCCAGCCTGCTGTGCTCGCTGGCGCAGGAGCAGCTGGGCGGCACGCTGCGGACCTTCTCCGTGGGCTTCGCGCACGCGCGGTTCGACGAGCGCGCGCACCAGGCGACGGTGGCGGAGGCGCTGCACACCGAGCACCGCGTGGTGGAGATGCGCGACGGAGACATTGGCGCGCTGGTGCCGGGCGTCATCTTCCACGCGGAGCAGGCGATGATGCGCTCCGCGCCCGCGCCGTTCCTGCGGCTGTCCGGGTGGGTGCGCGACCACGGCATCAAGGTGGTGCTGACGGGTGAAGGGTCGGACGAGATGTTCCTCGGCTACGACCTCTTCAAGGAGACGAAGGTGCGCCAGTTCTGGGCGCGCCAGCCGGGCTCGAAGTACCGGCCGCTGCTCCTGCGCCGCCTGTATCCGACGCTGTCGGTGAGCCAGCAGAGCGTGGAGCTCTTGCGCGAGTTCTTCGGCACGGGACTGGAGACGCCGGACGCGCTGGGGTTCTCCCACCTGGTGCGGTGGGGCAACAGCGGCCGCATCCTGCGCTTCCTCGCGCCGGAGTTCGCCGCGAAGGTGGCGGACGAGGATCCGGTGGCGTCGGTGCTCGCGACGGTGCCGGACGCGGTGGCGAAGTGGCGGCCTCTGGCGCGGGCGCAGTACCTGGAGGCGCGCACGCTGCTGTCGGGCTACCTCCTCTCCGCGCAGGGCGACCGCATGCTGCTGGGCAACGCGGTGGAGGGGCGCTTCCCGTTCCTGGACACGGGCGTGATGGAGTTCGCCGCGCGGGTGCCGGAGCGGCTGCGGCTGCGCGGGCTGGACGAGAAGCACCTGCTCAAGCGCTTCTCGAAGGGCCGGGTGCCCGCGTCCATCCTGGAGCGAAACAAGTTCCCGTACCGCGCCCCCATCGCGGGGGCGCTGGTGGGCCCGGATGCACCGGCGTGGGCGCGCGAGCTGCTGGCCCCTGAGGCTGTGTCGGCCACGGGCGTCTTCGACGCGCGCAAGGTGGAGCGGCTGGTCGCGAAGCTGCGGGCACCGAACTCGGCGGAGAGCGAAGCGGACACCATGGCCCTGTTCGCCGTGGCGTCCACGCAGCTGCTGGCGCACCAGTTCCTGAAGCCCAAGCCCGTGCCCCAGTCCGATGTGGACGCCGTGCAGTGGGAGGCCGCGTGA
- a CDS encoding class I adenylate-forming enzyme family protein, which translates to MNANADTAPSWVRAHARATPEAPAVDSPWARLNYAQLEARMLALAGQLRASGVEPGERVLIALPLGCAAAVAGLAVQALGACAVELDRETGADSLASILAQTGARHAVIFGQDARRWTGRSQLTHFFVVHGSRPPERMLGLLRPAACAWLQEDGAVDPEAGVTPLSALPSLPSDAPASIVYTSGSTGTPRGVVQTFANISANTRSIVEYLGLTPRDRAMLILPLHYCYGKSVLQTHLRAGGSVFLDPRFMYPQVVLEAMATEACTGFAGVPLTFELLRRQAAPDSLAKLKLRYLTQAGGGMSPDTVRWTREAFHPAELFVMYGQTEATARLSYLPPARAADKAGSIGQGIPGVTLAVVADDGTPLPDGEVGQLVARGANVTPGYLNAPDDTAAILHDGWLWTGDLAWRDADGFFFLVGRAKEILKVGGHRVSPAEMEHVLARHPDVQEVAVVGVPDDLGGEAACAAVVLQAGASAQEDDLRRFCREALPAHKVPRHVLFMESLPRGPTGKVLKADLRTRVLSSLSSPESRSP; encoded by the coding sequence ATGAACGCGAATGCGGACACCGCGCCTTCATGGGTTCGCGCGCATGCCCGGGCGACGCCGGAGGCTCCGGCGGTGGACTCGCCGTGGGCGCGGCTCAACTACGCCCAGCTCGAAGCACGGATGCTCGCGCTCGCGGGACAGCTGCGTGCTTCGGGTGTGGAGCCCGGAGAGCGCGTCCTCATCGCCCTGCCCCTGGGCTGCGCGGCGGCGGTGGCGGGTCTCGCGGTGCAGGCGCTGGGGGCGTGCGCCGTGGAGCTGGACCGAGAGACGGGCGCGGACTCGCTGGCCAGCATCCTCGCGCAGACGGGCGCGCGGCATGCGGTCATCTTCGGTCAGGACGCGCGGCGCTGGACGGGGCGCTCGCAGCTCACCCACTTCTTCGTCGTGCACGGCTCGCGTCCACCGGAGCGCATGCTCGGGTTGCTGAGGCCCGCCGCGTGCGCGTGGTTGCAGGAGGACGGCGCGGTGGATCCGGAGGCGGGGGTCACGCCGCTGTCCGCCCTGCCCTCGCTGCCGTCGGATGCGCCCGCGTCCATCGTCTACACATCTGGCAGCACGGGGACACCTCGCGGCGTCGTGCAGACGTTCGCCAACATCTCCGCGAACACGCGCTCCATCGTGGAGTACCTGGGCCTCACGCCTCGCGACCGCGCGATGCTCATCCTTCCCCTGCACTACTGCTACGGGAAGAGCGTGCTCCAGACGCACCTGCGCGCGGGTGGCTCCGTGTTCCTGGATCCGCGCTTCATGTACCCGCAGGTCGTCCTGGAGGCCATGGCCACCGAGGCCTGCACCGGCTTCGCGGGCGTGCCCCTCACCTTCGAGCTGCTGCGCCGTCAGGCCGCCCCGGACTCGCTCGCGAAGTTGAAGCTGCGCTACCTCACCCAGGCCGGCGGCGGCATGTCTCCGGACACGGTGCGCTGGACGCGTGAGGCCTTCCACCCGGCGGAGCTGTTCGTCATGTACGGCCAGACGGAGGCCACCGCGCGGCTCTCCTATCTGCCGCCGGCGCGCGCCGCCGACAAGGCGGGCTCCATCGGCCAGGGCATCCCGGGCGTCACGCTGGCCGTGGTCGCGGACGACGGCACGCCCCTGCCGGACGGCGAAGTGGGCCAGCTGGTGGCCAGGGGCGCCAACGTCACCCCCGGCTACCTCAACGCTCCGGACGACACCGCCGCCATCCTCCACGACGGCTGGCTGTGGACGGGCGACCTCGCGTGGCGCGACGCGGACGGCTTCTTCTTCCTCGTGGGCCGAGCGAAGGAGATCCTCAAGGTCGGCGGCCACCGCGTGAGCCCCGCGGAGATGGAGCACGTCCTCGCGCGCCACCCGGACGTGCAGGAGGTCGCGGTCGTGGGCGTGCCGGACGACCTGGGCGGCGAGGCCGCGTGCGCCGCCGTGGTCCTTCAAGCCGGCGCCAGCGCGCAGGAGGACGACCTGCGCCGCTTCTGCCGCGAGGCGCTCCCCGCCCACAAGGTGCCGCGCCACGTGCTGTTCATGGAGTCACTCCCGCGCGGGCCCACCGGCAAGGTGCTCAAGGCCGACCTGCGCACGCGCGTGCTGTCTTCACTCTCTTCCCCTGAATCGAGGTCGCCGTGA
- the nadE gene encoding NAD(+) synthase, whose translation MKFSKQVLELDWEAKAASLSDGLKEAVLKKLRKRGLVVAISGGIDSACVAALAVRALGPDRVFGLLLPERDSSGLSSQLGRELCEKLGIQYTLHDIAPVLEAAGCYSQRDAAVRSVFPAFQPDMKWKIVMHGDRLNTDALNVFYVVVQVDGQEQRFRLTPQAYVQIVAATNFKQRVRKMMEYFHADRLNFAASGTPNRLEYDQGFFVKLGDGSADVKPIASLYKTQTYKLARHLGVIDGILNREPTTDTFSLEQSQEDFYFSVHYSQLDLILWAKNHGIPPEEVAPEMGLTPQQIQRVYDDIDQKRRTTAYLHAAPLLLESVDELKPFKIS comes from the coding sequence ATGAAGTTCTCCAAGCAGGTGCTGGAACTGGACTGGGAGGCCAAGGCCGCGTCGCTGTCCGACGGGCTCAAGGAGGCCGTCCTCAAGAAGCTGCGCAAGCGCGGCCTGGTGGTCGCCATCTCCGGCGGCATCGACTCCGCGTGCGTCGCCGCCCTCGCGGTGCGCGCGCTGGGGCCGGACCGCGTCTTCGGCCTGCTGCTGCCGGAGCGCGACTCCAGCGGCCTGTCCTCCCAGTTGGGCCGCGAGCTCTGCGAGAAGCTGGGCATCCAGTACACGCTGCACGACATCGCGCCCGTGCTGGAGGCCGCCGGGTGCTATTCGCAGCGCGACGCGGCGGTGCGCTCCGTGTTCCCGGCGTTCCAGCCGGACATGAAGTGGAAGATCGTCATGCACGGCGACCGGCTCAACACGGACGCCCTCAACGTCTTCTACGTGGTGGTGCAGGTGGACGGGCAGGAGCAGCGCTTCCGCCTCACGCCCCAGGCCTACGTGCAGATCGTCGCCGCCACCAACTTCAAGCAGCGCGTGCGCAAGATGATGGAGTACTTCCACGCGGACCGGCTCAACTTCGCCGCGTCCGGCACGCCCAACCGCCTGGAGTATGACCAGGGCTTCTTCGTGAAGCTGGGCGACGGCTCCGCGGACGTGAAGCCCATTGCCAGCCTCTACAAGACGCAGACGTACAAGCTCGCGCGGCACCTGGGCGTCATCGACGGCATCCTCAACCGCGAGCCCACCACGGACACCTTCAGCCTGGAGCAGTCGCAGGAGGACTTCTACTTCTCCGTGCACTACTCGCAGCTGGACCTCATCCTCTGGGCGAAGAACCACGGCATCCCGCCCGAGGAGGTGGCCCCGGAGATGGGCCTCACGCCGCAGCAGATCCAGCGCGTCTACGACGACATCGACCAGAAGCGCCGCACCACCGCGTACCTCCACGCGGCGCCGCTGCTGCTCGAGAGCGTGGATGAGCTGAAGCCCTTCAAGATCTCCTGA